One Dromiciops gliroides isolate mDroGli1 chromosome 3, mDroGli1.pri, whole genome shotgun sequence DNA segment encodes these proteins:
- the SLC25A33 gene encoding solute carrier family 25 member 33 isoform X1 yields the protein MATSPSQQKENTLLHLFAGGCGGTVGAIFTCPLEVIKTRLQSSRLALRTVYYPQVQLGTISGAGVVRPTSVSPGLLQVLKSILEKEGPRSLFRGLGPNLVGVAPSRAVYFACYSKAKEQFNGIFVPNSYIVHIFSSGSAAFVTNTLMNPIWMVKTRMQLERKVRGSKQMNTVQCARYVYQTEGIRGFYRGLTASYAGISETIICFAIYESLKKWLKEVPLTPSANGTERSRNSTNFFGLMAAAALSKGCASCIAYPHEVIRTRLREEGTKYKAFVQTARLIAREEGYLAFYRGLFAQLIRQIPNTAIVLSTYELIVYLLEDHTK from the exons GTGTGGGGGCACTGTTGGTGCTATTTTTACTTGTCCTCTAGAGGTAATTAAGACCAGACTTCAGTCTTCAAGATTAGCTTTACGAACTGTCTACTATCCTCAAGTTCAGCTGGGGACCATTAGTGGAGCTGGAGTGGTCAGACCAACATCAGTATCACCCGGACTTTTACAAGTTCTGAA GTCAATTTTGGAGAAGGAGGGACCAAGGTCACTTTTTAGAGGCTTGGGTCCAAACTTGGTTGGAGTTGCACCATCAAG GGCTGTCTACTTTGCCTGTTACTCCAAGGCCAAAGAACAGTTTAATGGCATCTTTGTGCCTAACAGCTATATTGTCCACATTTTCTCCTCTGGTTCTGCAG CTTTTGTCACAAATACCTTAATGAATCCTATATGGATGGTTAAAACCCGGATGCAGTTAGAACGGAA AGTAAGGGGCTCCAAACAGATGAACACTGTCCAGTGTGCGCGTTATGTTTACCAGACAGAAGGTATTCGTGGATTCTACCGAGGATTAACTGCCTCATATGCTGGCATTTCTGAGACCATAATCTGTTTTGCTATTTATGAAAGCTTAAAGAAATGGCTAAAAGAGGTCCCATTAACCCCTTCTGCAAACGGAACGGAGAGAAGCAGAAACTCCACCAACTTTTTTGGACTTATGGCTGCTGCTGCTCTTTCCAAGGGGTGCGCCTCCTGTATCGCTTATCCACATG AAGTGATAAGGACCCGACTTCGAGAGGAGGGCACCAAGTATAAGGCCTTTGTTCAGACAGCCCGCCTGATAGCAAGAGAGGAAGGCTACCTGGCTTTCTACAGAGGACTCTTTGCCCAGCTCATCCGGCAGATCCCAAATACTGCAATTGTGTTGTCCACCTACGAGCTGATTGTGTACTTACTAGAAGACCATACCAAGTGA
- the SLC25A33 gene encoding solute carrier family 25 member 33 isoform X2 has protein sequence MIWALDILLLYEWRKNLSRFSKQFIIISGNLSSSFYRSILEKEGPRSLFRGLGPNLVGVAPSRAVYFACYSKAKEQFNGIFVPNSYIVHIFSSGSAAFVTNTLMNPIWMVKTRMQLERKVRGSKQMNTVQCARYVYQTEGIRGFYRGLTASYAGISETIICFAIYESLKKWLKEVPLTPSANGTERSRNSTNFFGLMAAAALSKGCASCIAYPHEVIRTRLREEGTKYKAFVQTARLIAREEGYLAFYRGLFAQLIRQIPNTAIVLSTYELIVYLLEDHTK, from the exons ATGATATGGGCACTGGATATTTTATTACTATATGAATGGAGAAAGAACTTGAGTCGTTTTTCAAAACAATTCATAATTATTTCAGGAAACTTATCTTCCTCCTTTTACAG GTCAATTTTGGAGAAGGAGGGACCAAGGTCACTTTTTAGAGGCTTGGGTCCAAACTTGGTTGGAGTTGCACCATCAAG GGCTGTCTACTTTGCCTGTTACTCCAAGGCCAAAGAACAGTTTAATGGCATCTTTGTGCCTAACAGCTATATTGTCCACATTTTCTCCTCTGGTTCTGCAG CTTTTGTCACAAATACCTTAATGAATCCTATATGGATGGTTAAAACCCGGATGCAGTTAGAACGGAA AGTAAGGGGCTCCAAACAGATGAACACTGTCCAGTGTGCGCGTTATGTTTACCAGACAGAAGGTATTCGTGGATTCTACCGAGGATTAACTGCCTCATATGCTGGCATTTCTGAGACCATAATCTGTTTTGCTATTTATGAAAGCTTAAAGAAATGGCTAAAAGAGGTCCCATTAACCCCTTCTGCAAACGGAACGGAGAGAAGCAGAAACTCCACCAACTTTTTTGGACTTATGGCTGCTGCTGCTCTTTCCAAGGGGTGCGCCTCCTGTATCGCTTATCCACATG AAGTGATAAGGACCCGACTTCGAGAGGAGGGCACCAAGTATAAGGCCTTTGTTCAGACAGCCCGCCTGATAGCAAGAGAGGAAGGCTACCTGGCTTTCTACAGAGGACTCTTTGCCCAGCTCATCCGGCAGATCCCAAATACTGCAATTGTGTTGTCCACCTACGAGCTGATTGTGTACTTACTAGAAGACCATACCAAGTGA